The Desulfonispora thiosulfatigenes DSM 11270 genome window below encodes:
- a CDS encoding diacylglycerol kinase family protein has product MKNSSFRKSFYIACKGLKYAIVTERNIKIHLIMAVLVSLLGWYLGISNLEWLIVILTITLVIVLEIVNTVVENIVDLITLEYHPLAAIAKDLSAGAVLVAALGAAIVGAVTFLKYLT; this is encoded by the coding sequence ATGAAAAATTCAAGTTTTAGGAAAAGCTTCTACATTGCTTGTAAAGGATTAAAATACGCGATTGTTACGGAAAGAAATATTAAAATTCATCTAATAATGGCTGTATTAGTTTCCCTTTTGGGCTGGTATTTAGGAATATCTAATTTAGAATGGCTTATTGTAATTTTAACCATAACTTTAGTGATCGTTTTGGAAATAGTTAACACGGTGGTTGAAAATATTGTAGACTTAATTACGTTAGAATATCATCCCCTAGCTGCTATAGCCAAAGATTTATCTGCGGGGGCAGTCTTAGTAGCCGCCCTTGGTGCAGCAATTGTAGGAGCGGTTACCTTTCTTAAATATTTAACCTGA
- the recO gene encoding DNA repair protein RecO, producing MKNLVVTEGIILRSRNYKEADQLITIYTQKLGKITAIAKGVRKTKSKLRGGLQIFSHSNLSLYIGKNLATVTQSENINSFLPLRSEFDRMNYASFISELIDALLPEAENDEELFTLILKSKYLLSFLEPLSTTHLIVVRLLDYLGYKPELESCTECGQGLDNNLIFSPNLGGLICSECKKNLTFKTINISGESKIVLQKMMDMDLLKFSRIKISPNALKEIDNILDEYITYILGKRLKSKQVLDTIL from the coding sequence ATGAAAAATTTAGTTGTTACAGAAGGCATTATTTTAAGAAGCCGAAATTATAAAGAAGCAGATCAATTAATAACTATTTACACACAAAAGTTAGGAAAGATCACAGCAATTGCAAAAGGGGTACGTAAAACTAAAAGTAAATTAAGGGGTGGCTTACAAATTTTTAGTCATTCTAACCTTAGCTTATATATAGGGAAAAACTTAGCCACTGTAACGCAAAGTGAAAACATAAATTCCTTTTTGCCCTTACGATCAGAATTTGATAGGATGAACTATGCATCTTTCATTTCTGAATTAATTGACGCTTTACTACCAGAAGCTGAAAATGACGAAGAACTCTTTACTTTAATTTTAAAAAGCAAGTATTTATTATCTTTCTTAGAACCTTTATCTACAACTCATTTAATCGTAGTTCGCTTATTAGATTATCTAGGATATAAACCTGAGCTGGAGTCTTGCACCGAATGTGGGCAAGGTTTAGATAATAATTTAATATTTAGTCCAAACCTAGGTGGATTAATTTGTAGTGAATGTAAAAAGAATTTAACCTTCAAAACTATAAATATTAGTGGGGAAAGCAAGATAGTTTTACAAAAAATGATGGATATGGATTTACTTAAATTTAGTAGAATTAAGATTTCACCTAATGCTTTAAAAGAAATCGATAATATATTAGATGAATATATTACTTACATTTTAGGTAAAAGGTTAAAATCAAAGCAAGTATTAGATACAATATTATAA
- a CDS encoding YqzL family protein yields MQIDEFFWNYFEKTGTINAYLMYKNYYEEKEAPLLAVNEENI; encoded by the coding sequence ATGCAGATCGATGAATTTTTTTGGAATTACTTTGAGAAGACTGGTACTATTAACGCTTATTTGATGTATAAAAATTATTATGAAGAAAAGGAAGCCCCTCTACTAGCGGTAAATGAAGAAAACATATAG
- the mgtE gene encoding magnesium transporter translates to MKQRREQNERLLNTIRDLIHSLEDKKLKEILEEMHFVDVSDTLLSLKNEKDQSYLLSLLDNELAADVLNELETELVVELLENLPHNRISGILEKMPFDDVADFLGELPEEEQDKFLKLLRAHDAADVQELMDYDEDSAGGLMTTEYVAIPENITAAKAIEVLRDIAPDAETVYYVYVINLKNQLVGVISLRELIVTSPDSLILEIMRKKFISVNVCEDQEVVANLVSKYDILAIPVVDDLNHLVGIITVDDVIDVIHEEATEDIYRLAGTYSGEEEVTAKYLTAIKSRLPWLLVTMLGGLFSGHVLGKFSDQLSAVVALAFFIPLLTGMGGNVGTQSSTVTVRGIATGQINPNTVIKTILRESMVGVSLGLVLGSMVALVAYVWQGSIALGVVVGLAMLGNMFTAATMGTLVPIIFKKVGVDPAVASAPFITTSIDIVGLIIYSTLATLLLNYML, encoded by the coding sequence ATGAAGCAACGTAGAGAACAAAATGAAAGACTTCTAAACACAATTAGGGACCTAATTCATTCTTTAGAAGATAAAAAGCTTAAAGAAATTTTAGAAGAGATGCACTTTGTAGATGTTTCTGATACATTACTAAGTTTAAAAAACGAGAAAGATCAAAGCTATTTATTATCCCTCCTTGATAATGAGTTAGCTGCTGATGTTTTAAATGAACTAGAAACAGAATTAGTGGTGGAGTTACTAGAGAACTTACCACACAATAGAATTTCTGGAATTTTAGAAAAAATGCCTTTTGATGATGTAGCAGACTTTTTAGGAGAATTACCAGAAGAAGAGCAAGATAAGTTTTTGAAACTTTTAAGAGCCCATGATGCTGCAGATGTCCAGGAATTAATGGATTATGATGAAGATTCAGCCGGTGGACTTATGACCACAGAATATGTAGCAATTCCGGAAAACATTACGGCTGCTAAAGCAATTGAAGTGTTAAGGGATATTGCCCCAGATGCTGAAACTGTTTATTATGTATATGTTATAAATTTAAAGAATCAATTAGTAGGAGTTATATCCCTAAGGGAATTAATTGTTACTAGTCCTGATAGCTTAATTTTAGAAATAATGCGCAAAAAATTTATTAGTGTAAATGTTTGTGAAGACCAAGAGGTTGTAGCAAATTTAGTTTCTAAATATGATATATTAGCAATTCCAGTTGTGGATGATTTAAATCATTTAGTGGGAATTATTACTGTCGATGACGTTATAGATGTTATTCATGAAGAAGCTACTGAGGATATATATAGATTAGCAGGTACCTATTCTGGAGAAGAAGAAGTGACTGCAAAATATTTAACAGCAATAAAATCCAGATTACCGTGGTTGTTAGTAACCATGCTAGGAGGATTATTTTCAGGACACGTCTTAGGTAAGTTTTCTGATCAACTTAGTGCTGTTGTGGCTTTAGCCTTTTTCATTCCTTTATTAACAGGAATGGGTGGTAACGTAGGTACCCAGTCCTCGACTGTAACTGTACGCGGTATTGCAACGGGGCAAATAAATCCAAATACAGTTATCAAGACTATTTTAAGAGAATCAATGGTTGGAGTTTCTTTAGGATTAGTTTTAGGGAGCATGGTTGCTTTAGTGGCTTATGTGTGGCAAGGAAGTATAGCTTTAGGCGTTGTGGTAGGGCTTGCAATGTTAGGAAATATGTTTACAGCCGCTACCATGGGTACTTTAGTGCCTATTATCTTTAAAAAGGTTGGTGTAGATCCAGCTGTAGCCTCAGCTCCTTTTATTACCACGTCTATTGATATAGTTGGATTAATAATCTATTCAACATTAGCTACACTTTTACTTAATTATATGCTGTAA
- the cdd gene encoding cytidine deaminase: MNYKDLVEKALKAKENAYAPYSKFKVGAALLSNKEEVFTGCNVENASFGLTNCAERTAIFKAVSDGKKDFKAIALASDSDKIITPCGACRQVLLEFGPHIDVVMANNKGEYKVNKVMDLIPNGFDTEYLEEENKK, encoded by the coding sequence GTGAATTATAAAGATTTAGTTGAAAAGGCGCTTAAAGCTAAAGAAAATGCTTATGCACCATATTCAAAATTCAAAGTAGGAGCAGCTCTGCTTTCAAACAAAGAAGAAGTTTTTACTGGATGTAATGTTGAAAATGCAAGCTTTGGGTTAACCAATTGTGCTGAAAGAACCGCAATTTTCAAAGCTGTTTCTGACGGAAAAAAAGATTTTAAGGCTATTGCATTAGCATCAGATAGTGATAAAATTATTACGCCTTGTGGAGCTTGTCGTCAAGTATTATTAGAATTTGGACCCCACATAGATGTAGTAATGGCTAATAATAAAGGAGAATATAAGGTTAATAAGGTTATGGATTTAATCCCTAATGGCTTTGATACTGAATATCTTGAGGAGGAAAATAAAAAATGA
- a CDS encoding DUF4342 domain-containing protein — protein MDELEKIDIIRERANVGYRQAKEALDATNGDVVSALIYLEENTVKIEEDIKDKSNKLLDQVKEILKKGNVNKIRIVKDDKVIVEFPANIGAVGVGFGFLNPALGLIGIIGTVVALANKYSIEIERPNGEVETQIIDLTSENKDS, from the coding sequence ATGGATGAACTAGAGAAAATTGATATAATCAGAGAAAGAGCTAATGTAGGGTACCGTCAGGCAAAGGAAGCACTAGATGCCACAAATGGAGATGTTGTCTCAGCTTTAATTTACCTTGAGGAAAATACAGTTAAAATAGAAGAAGACATCAAGGATAAAAGTAATAAACTATTAGATCAAGTAAAAGAAATACTTAAAAAAGGTAATGTCAATAAAATTAGAATCGTCAAAGATGATAAGGTGATCGTAGAGTTTCCAGCAAATATAGGAGCTGTCGGAGTAGGCTTTGGTTTTTTAAATCCTGCATTAGGTTTGATTGGCATAATTGGAACTGTGGTTGCCCTGGCAAATAAATATTCAATTGAAATAGAAAGACCTAATGGCGAAGTAGAAACTCAAATTATAGATTTAACTAGCGAAAACAAAGATAGTTGA
- the feoB gene encoding ferrous iron transport protein B encodes MSHCHGSNIQIDLPEGGKKIVLAGNPNVGKSVFFNTLTGMYVDVSNYPGTTLDISHGKFKDDLVIDTPGVYGISSFNDEERIARDVILSADLVLNVVDAVHLERDLFLTQQIIDTGVPVIIALNMIDDAEKQGIKVDAELLSDLLGVPVYKTVAVECKGISEVIKNIYNAKVGNISHSDLTELLINMNTKVANQGEALLILEGDPVISERHGVESLENREEIYVKRRERVNYIVGKTVTENKEGVSFKTKLGRWMITPITGFPILFIALYLMYQTIGVFVAQTVVGFTEETIMGGIYEPFVRGIVGNFINIEHWFGYILAGEYGVLTMTVTYVLGLLMPLVVGFYFFLSTFEDSGYLPRIAALTDRLLSSVGLNGRAIIPMILGFGCVTLATVVTRMLGSVRERRIAIFLLALAIPCSAQLGVIVGLLAGLSPLYIMLYVIVIISVMAIVGTLLNRLLPGKSTDLLIDLPPLRLPRLSNVLKKTYNKSYAFLKEAFPLFAFGAFLISVLNLSGALTKIQEFLAPLIVGWLNLPKEAATAFVMGIVRRDFGAAGLTDLSLEPLAMIIALIVITLFVPCIAAILVLFKERNKTEAAIMWFGSLIIAFLVGGVVNKLTGVFANENTGIIFAILIFMAGAGLTSLLCKIRPRSKTNIKTLSQEG; translated from the coding sequence ATGTCTCATTGTCATGGTAGCAATATACAGATAGATTTGCCTGAAGGTGGCAAAAAAATAGTATTAGCAGGTAATCCCAATGTGGGAAAATCAGTATTTTTTAATACATTAACAGGAATGTATGTGGATGTATCTAACTATCCAGGTACGACCTTAGATATTTCTCATGGGAAATTTAAAGATGATTTAGTTATCGATACCCCGGGGGTATATGGTATATCTTCTTTTAACGATGAAGAAAGAATTGCTAGAGATGTTATTTTATCAGCTGATTTGGTGTTAAATGTCGTTGATGCAGTTCATTTAGAGAGAGATTTGTTTTTAACCCAGCAAATAATCGACACAGGTGTACCAGTTATTATTGCACTTAATATGATTGATGATGCAGAAAAACAAGGTATTAAAGTAGATGCAGAATTATTATCAGATCTACTAGGAGTACCTGTATATAAAACAGTAGCTGTTGAATGTAAAGGAATTAGTGAAGTAATCAAAAACATTTACAATGCAAAGGTTGGTAATATTTCTCATAGTGATTTAACCGAGTTATTAATTAACATGAATACAAAAGTAGCCAATCAAGGTGAAGCACTTTTAATACTTGAAGGTGACCCAGTAATTTCAGAAAGACATGGAGTGGAATCTTTAGAGAACAGAGAAGAAATTTATGTAAAAAGAAGAGAAAGAGTAAATTATATAGTTGGAAAAACTGTTACAGAAAATAAAGAAGGTGTCAGCTTTAAAACTAAATTAGGTCGTTGGATGATTACACCTATTACTGGTTTTCCTATTTTGTTTATAGCCCTATATCTTATGTATCAAACGATAGGAGTTTTTGTTGCTCAAACAGTTGTAGGATTTACTGAAGAAACTATTATGGGTGGAATATATGAACCTTTTGTTAGAGGAATTGTAGGTAACTTTATCAATATTGAACATTGGTTTGGGTATATCCTAGCCGGAGAATATGGCGTTTTAACTATGACTGTTACTTATGTTTTAGGTTTATTAATGCCATTAGTAGTAGGATTTTACTTCTTTTTATCAACATTTGAAGATTCAGGTTATTTACCAAGAATTGCAGCATTAACTGATAGGTTATTATCAAGTGTGGGATTAAATGGCAGGGCTATTATTCCAATGATTTTAGGATTTGGTTGTGTTACTTTAGCAACAGTGGTAACAAGAATGTTAGGTTCTGTAAGAGAAAGAAGAATAGCAATTTTCTTATTGGCTTTAGCTATTCCCTGCTCTGCACAATTAGGGGTAATTGTAGGTCTGTTAGCCGGCTTAAGTCCTCTATATATTATGCTATATGTTATCGTGATAATATCGGTTATGGCGATAGTAGGAACATTATTAAATCGTTTATTACCAGGTAAATCTACAGATTTGTTAATTGACTTACCACCACTTAGATTACCAAGATTAAGTAATGTCCTTAAAAAAACTTATAATAAGTCTTATGCATTTTTAAAAGAAGCGTTTCCTTTATTTGCATTCGGTGCATTTTTAATAAGCGTTTTAAATTTATCAGGAGCTTTAACAAAGATTCAAGAATTTCTAGCTCCGTTAATTGTGGGATGGTTAAACCTACCTAAAGAAGCGGCTACTGCTTTTGTAATGGGTATTGTACGTCGTGACTTTGGAGCAGCAGGTCTTACAGACTTATCTTTAGAACCACTTGCAATGATAATAGCTTTAATTGTAATTACATTATTTGTACCATGTATTGCAGCAATTTTAGTATTATTTAAAGAACGTAATAAAACAGAAGCTGCTATTATGTGGTTTGGTTCTTTAATTATCGCATTTCTAGTAGGTGGAGTTGTAAATAAATTAACAGGCGTATTTGCAAATGAAAACACAGGTATTATTTTTGCAATTTTAATTTTCATGGCAGGGGCAGGTTTAACTTCATTGCTATGTAAGATCAGACCAAGATCTAAAACTAATATTAAAACTCTCTCCCAGGAGGGATAA
- the ybeY gene encoding rRNA maturation RNase YbeY has translation MDDEAEISLLFVDNENIKELNKTYRDKDNKTDVLSFPLWDPEEELEEDEEFLLGDIVISLETALEQAEEYAHSLSREICYLFVHGLLHLIGYDHLTDEDKNIMRQQEEKILNSVEMPR, from the coding sequence ATAGATGATGAAGCGGAAATAAGTTTACTTTTTGTTGACAATGAAAACATCAAAGAATTGAATAAAACCTATAGAGATAAAGATAATAAAACAGATGTGTTGTCCTTTCCTTTATGGGATCCAGAAGAAGAACTTGAAGAAGATGAAGAATTTCTCTTAGGTGATATTGTAATCTCATTAGAAACCGCACTAGAACAAGCAGAGGAATATGCTCATTCCCTAAGTAGGGAAATATGTTATTTATTTGTTCATGGCTTACTTCATCTAATTGGTTATGATCATTTAACTGATGAGGATAAAAATATTATGAGACAACAAGAAGAAAAAATTCTAAATTCTGTAGAGATGCCTAGATAA
- a CDS encoding PhoH family protein → MSDMQQVKIKLKDNTEAAVLYGMQDMNLKLIEKNIKAKITARGDEIVISGDNEEVLKAQKVFNHLIELISSGKSISVIDVNYALNILNEIKKEVKEEEDKPSKYLTEPLLFSAKGKQISPKTLGQFKYIEDIKKKDIVFGIGPAGTGKTYLAVVMAVRALRNKKVHKIVLTRPAVEAGEKLGFLPGDLQDKVDPYLRPLYDGLYDTLGMEVAQKYMEKGIIEVAPLAYMRGRTLEDSFIILDEAQNTTPEQMKMFLTRIGFGSKAVVTGDITQVDLPRNDKSGLILVQDVLKGIPEISFQYLNSKDVVRHPVVAKIIEAYDFYQSEADERR, encoded by the coding sequence TTGTCAGATATGCAGCAAGTTAAAATAAAACTAAAAGATAATACAGAAGCAGCAGTTTTATATGGAATGCAGGATATGAATTTAAAACTAATTGAAAAAAATATTAAAGCTAAAATCACAGCTCGTGGTGATGAAATTGTTATTTCAGGAGATAATGAAGAAGTTTTAAAAGCACAAAAGGTTTTTAATCATTTAATAGAGTTAATAAGTAGTGGCAAATCTATTAGTGTAATAGATGTTAATTATGCACTCAATATTCTTAACGAAATAAAAAAAGAAGTAAAAGAGGAAGAGGATAAACCATCTAAATATTTAACAGAACCTTTATTATTTAGTGCCAAAGGCAAACAAATATCCCCTAAAACACTAGGGCAATTCAAATATATTGAAGATATAAAGAAAAAGGATATTGTCTTTGGTATTGGACCTGCTGGGACTGGAAAAACTTATCTTGCCGTTGTTATGGCAGTTAGGGCTCTTAGAAATAAAAAAGTTCATAAGATAGTTTTAACTAGACCAGCAGTAGAGGCAGGAGAAAAACTAGGATTTTTGCCTGGAGATCTTCAAGATAAAGTAGATCCTTATTTACGTCCACTTTATGATGGTTTATATGATACACTAGGAATGGAAGTTGCGCAAAAATACATGGAAAAAGGAATAATAGAGGTTGCTCCCCTTGCATATATGAGAGGAAGAACTTTAGAAGATTCCTTTATTATTTTAGATGAAGCTCAAAATACAACCCCAGAACAAATGAAAATGTTTTTGACTAGAATCGGTTTTGGTTCAAAGGCTGTAGTTACTGGTGATATAACACAGGTTGATTTACCTAGAAATGATAAATCAGGGTTGATTTTAGTGCAAGATGTATTAAAAGGGATACCTGAGATTAGCTTTCAATATTTAAATAGCAAAGATGTCGTTCGTCATCCTGTAGTTGCTAAAATTATTGAAGCTTATGATTTTTATCAAAGTGAGGCTGATGAAAGGAGGTAA
- a CDS encoding FeoA family protein, whose product MVLADVKKNQSFKILSIPNDIVRAQTIRFGISIGSVVICDEIIPAGPVILRKNKQEIAVGNNLAKEILVELV is encoded by the coding sequence ATGGTATTAGCTGATGTTAAAAAAAATCAAAGTTTTAAGATTTTGTCTATTCCTAATGATATAGTTAGAGCTCAGACTATTAGATTTGGAATTAGCATAGGTAGTGTAGTTATTTGTGATGAAATAATTCCAGCAGGTCCTGTTATTTTACGAAAAAATAAACAAGAAATTGCTGTGGGAAATAATTTAGCAAAAGAAATATTAGTAGAACTAGTATAA
- the era gene encoding GTPase Era: MKSGFVTIIGRPNAGKSTLLNNILGTKISIMSDKPQTTRNCISGIYTNKEIQIIFLDTPGIHKPKHKLGEFMVNIAEDTIKNVDLVYYMVDVTTDFGRGDQYIIDRLASSKTPVILILNKIDLMPHDKVLEIINFWKDKAVFAEIFPLSALKGENVDRLIATTSTYLEEGPMYYPEDTITDQPERVVISELIREKVLHLTREEIPHSVAVIIESMEKRSNGKVFIVATIYVERDSQKKIIIGKGGELLKKVGTLARGDIERLLGERVYLDLWIKVKKDWRNKDSLLRNFGYDKTQI, translated from the coding sequence ATGAAATCAGGTTTTGTTACCATTATCGGTAGGCCTAACGCAGGAAAATCTACCTTATTAAATAACATACTAGGTACTAAAATTTCCATTATGTCGGACAAACCACAAACAACTAGAAATTGCATTTCAGGTATATATACGAATAAAGAAATTCAAATTATCTTTTTAGATACTCCAGGAATCCATAAACCTAAGCATAAGTTAGGCGAATTCATGGTGAATATTGCTGAAGATACTATTAAAAATGTTGACTTAGTTTATTACATGGTTGATGTTACTACAGATTTTGGTAGGGGAGATCAATACATTATTGATCGCTTAGCTAGTTCTAAAACTCCAGTAATTTTAATTTTAAATAAAATAGACTTAATGCCTCATGATAAGGTTTTAGAAATAATTAATTTTTGGAAGGATAAAGCTGTGTTTGCAGAAATATTTCCACTATCAGCATTAAAAGGAGAAAATGTAGATAGATTAATTGCAACTACTAGTACTTATTTAGAAGAAGGACCTATGTATTATCCAGAGGATACCATAACTGACCAACCAGAACGAGTAGTAATAAGTGAATTAATTAGAGAAAAGGTCTTACATTTAACTAGGGAAGAAATTCCTCATAGTGTAGCAGTAATAATAGAATCAATGGAAAAAAGAAGCAATGGGAAAGTATTCATCGTAGCAACGATATATGTTGAACGAGATTCTCAGAAAAAAATTATAATTGGTAAGGGTGGAGAGTTACTAAAAAAAGTAGGAACTTTAGCCCGTGGAGATATTGAAAGATTGTTAGGTGAAAGGGTATACTTAGATTTATGGATAAAGGTAAAAAAAGATTGGAGAAACAAAGACAGTTTACTGCGCAACTTTGGTTATGATAAAACACAAATATAA
- a CDS encoding HD family phosphohydrolase — translation MFLSKLREKLPKLPSPLINWLGHEKFRRLLSITVFFFITMVILSIHFLPERVPLEEGQVSPKDIIAKRYLTFENEDATEQKRFEVTSHVKDEYVLKEEVLNNTIGEMGTIFSEILAITADINRTDNEKIASLKNLNLSLSNTEWNKIIALDPIKINALSNHTKSILNKVFAKGVKSEDIKFAKSRAVAEVDLLELEPVHRSLIKNILNSIEYKPNLVYDPVATEKLKREAANEVEPVQVVIKKGQRIVSEGDILNKHQIEVLTWLGYKKNASPLIILTGLALFTGLVILLVGLFLQRYRKDLYRDSNKLVLLMLLVIITLIIIKIFLSMTLSQIPERAAQVGHLVPIAAGSMLIAMLLDLNLAIFITSIFALIIGIMTGEMSFALTAFVGGVVAVYSVSRLNQRSDLAKAGLWVAIVNVISVLSLALLYGQNWPVTLTGVSFGVVNGLVSSIMTIGLLPYLESLFGITTSVRLLELANPNHPLLKRLLLEATGTYHHSILVGNLAEAAAEEIGADSLIVRVGAYYHDIGKIKRPYFFVENQMGNENPHDKITASLSTLIITSHVKDGVELAKEHGLPKVITDIIAQHHGTSLIKFFYHKAKETEKDDLVKEEDFRHIGPKPQNKEMALIMLADSIEAAVRSIKEPTPGKIEGMIRNIIKDRLNDDQFDECDLTFKDLDKIANSFVRVLGGIYHSRIEYPDNALKAIEKKKKKGETHATDNKE, via the coding sequence ATGTTTCTTTCCAAGTTGCGAGAGAAATTACCAAAGTTACCGAGTCCTTTAATTAATTGGTTAGGACATGAAAAATTTAGACGATTGTTATCTATTACCGTGTTTTTTTTCATAACAATGGTAATTTTATCTATACACTTCCTTCCAGAAAGGGTCCCATTAGAAGAAGGACAAGTTAGTCCAAAAGATATTATTGCAAAAAGATATTTAACCTTTGAAAATGAAGATGCAACTGAACAAAAAAGGTTTGAAGTTACTAGTCATGTCAAAGATGAATATGTTTTAAAAGAGGAAGTATTAAATAATACTATCGGGGAAATGGGGACAATTTTCTCAGAAATACTAGCTATCACAGCAGACATAAATAGAACTGATAATGAAAAAATAGCAAGTCTTAAAAATTTAAATTTATCTTTATCCAATACAGAATGGAATAAAATAATAGCTTTGGATCCTATTAAAATTAATGCTTTAAGTAATCATACAAAAAGTATTCTTAATAAAGTTTTTGCTAAGGGTGTAAAAAGTGAAGATATTAAGTTTGCAAAAAGCAGAGCAGTAGCTGAAGTAGACTTATTAGAACTAGAACCTGTACATAGAAGCTTAATTAAAAATATTTTAAACTCTATTGAGTATAAGCCTAATTTAGTATATGACCCAGTTGCTACGGAAAAGCTAAAAAGAGAAGCGGCTAATGAAGTCGAACCAGTACAGGTTGTAATTAAAAAGGGACAAAGGATTGTAAGTGAAGGAGATATATTAAATAAGCATCAAATAGAAGTACTTACCTGGTTAGGGTATAAAAAGAATGCATCTCCTTTAATTATTTTAACAGGTCTTGCTTTATTTACAGGTTTAGTAATTTTGTTAGTAGGTTTATTTTTACAGCGCTATCGCAAGGACTTATACCGTGATAGCAACAAACTAGTCTTACTTATGCTACTGGTTATTATAACATTAATAATAATTAAAATTTTTCTTTCCATGACTTTAAGCCAAATCCCAGAAAGAGCTGCACAGGTCGGTCATTTAGTTCCAATTGCAGCAGGATCGATGTTAATCGCTATGCTATTAGATCTTAACTTAGCAATTTTTATCACATCTATCTTTGCGTTAATTATTGGAATTATGACAGGGGAAATGTCTTTTGCTTTAACAGCTTTTGTAGGCGGGGTTGTAGCTGTATATAGCGTATCACGCTTAAATCAACGCTCAGATTTAGCTAAAGCAGGTCTTTGGGTAGCTATAGTGAATGTAATAAGTGTTCTTTCGTTAGCATTACTTTATGGTCAAAACTGGCCTGTAACTTTAACAGGAGTAAGCTTTGGAGTTGTTAATGGATTAGTTTCATCTATTATGACAATCGGACTGTTACCATATTTAGAAAGTCTTTTTGGAATCACAACATCTGTGCGCTTGCTTGAACTTGCAAATCCTAATCATCCTTTATTAAAAAGACTTTTATTAGAGGCAACAGGTACTTATCATCATTCTATTTTAGTGGGTAATTTAGCAGAAGCTGCTGCTGAAGAAATTGGAGCAGATTCACTTATTGTCCGGGTAGGTGCGTATTATCATGATATAGGAAAAATAAAAAGACCGTACTTTTTTGTAGAAAATCAGATGGGTAATGAAAATCCTCATGATAAAATTACTGCCTCATTAAGTACTTTAATTATAACTTCACATGTTAAAGATGGTGTAGAGTTAGCCAAAGAGCATGGATTACCTAAAGTCATTACCGATATCATAGCTCAGCATCACGGAACAAGTTTAATTAAATTTTTCTATCATAAGGCCAAGGAAACAGAAAAGGATGATTTAGTTAAAGAAGAAGATTTTAGACATATTGGTCCAAAGCCACAAAATAAAGAAATGGCCTTAATTATGTTAGCTGATAGTATTGAGGCTGCAGTAAGATCTATCAAAGAACCAACGCCAGGAAAAATAGAAGGTATGATTAGAAATATTATAAAAGATCGATTAAATGATGATCAGTTTGATGAATGCGATTTAACCTTTAAGGATTTAGATAAAATAGCTAATTCCTTTGTGCGTGTTTTAGGTGGTATCTATCATTCTAGAATTGAATATCCTGATAATGCTCTAAAGGCAATTGAAAAAAAGAAGAAAAAGGGTGAAACACATGCCACTGATAATAAGGAATGA